One genomic region from Branchiostoma lanceolatum isolate klBraLanc5 chromosome 7, klBraLanc5.hap2, whole genome shotgun sequence encodes:
- the LOC136438461 gene encoding zinc finger protein 665-like, which translates to MAKNVERSTCVDLYKFADVFSVDIVVNRCQVWIARHFTEVASSEEFCSLSVDQLTEVISHDELDVKEETTVWEAVVRWVQHSREDRQHHLPSILPHIRFKLLTSDDMAAILEHPLIKEDPGSSEVIRNVVRRGSSHLKATDRVKMEYPGNETGDTTAAQDSSSCKHEEHSGDKPYGCDECGYWTVRKSSLSRHMRTHSGERPYTCDQYDYSAPRKSTLDQHVASHSGQKPYMCGECGYRTADKSNLSRHMKTHTAGKPYMCGECGYKAVQKYHLSEHMKTHPAEKSYKCDQCDYSSATKAGLDCHLANHSGEKPYMCGECGYRTADKSTLSRHMRTHTGEKPYKCDQCDYSAAQKSTLDQHLAEHSGRKPYKCSECGYRAAHRSNLSQHMRTHTGEKPYTCGQCGYMAARKSHLSQHMRTHTGEKPYTCGQCGYMAARKSHLSQHMRTHTGEKPYTCGQCGYMAARKSHLSQHMRTHTGEKPYTCGQCGYMAARKSQLSQHMRIHTADKPYMCGECGYRTAHKTNLSRHLRTHTGERPYICDQCGYRAIKKYALSLHMKTHTGEKPHKCDQCDYSSATKAGLDCHLTKHTGQKPYKCGECGYRAAQKIHISQHMRTHTGEKPYKCDQCDYSAAQQTSLNQHLAKHTRGKP; encoded by the exons atggccaAAAACGTGGAGCGCTCCACCTGTgtggacctgtacaagtttgcGGATGTCTTCTCTGTGGACATTGTCGTGAACCGTTGTCAGGTGTGGATCGCCAGGCACTTTACTGAG GTCGCGTCCAGcgaggagttctgcagcctgagtgtggATCAGCTGACTGAGGtcatcagccacgatgagctggatgttaaagaggagacaacagtgtgggaggctgtggtgagatgggtgcagcacagcagggaggacag ACAGcaccacctacccagcatcctccctcacatccgcttcaaGCTTCTGACCTCAGACGacatggcagccatcttggaacacCCCCTGATCAAGGAGGATCCTGGGAGTTCTGAGGTCATCAGGAATGTGGTACGGAGAGGGAGCTCCCATCTGAAGGCCACAGACCG TGTAAAGATGGAataccctgggaacgagacgggCGATACTACAGCTGCACAGGACTCAAGTTCATGCAAACATGAAGAACACTCTGGTGACAAACCGTACGGCTGTGATGAGTGCGGATACTGGACGGTTCGAAAGTCTAGCCTATCccgacacatgagaacccaCTCTGGAGAAAGGCCGTACACATGTGACCAGTACGACTATTCTGCACCACGTAAATCCACTTTAGACCAACATGTAGCAAGTCACTCAGGAcagaaaccttacatgtgtggggagtgtgggtacaggacagctgacaagtcgaacttatcccgacatatgaaaactcacacagcagggaaaccctacatgtgtggggagtgtggctACAAGGCAGTTCAAAAGTATCATTTATCCGAACACATGAAAACACATCCTGCGGAAAAGtcatacaagtgtgaccagtgtgactattcttctGCAACTAAAGCTGGACTGGACTGTCATCTAGCAAATCACTcaggagagaaaccttacatgtgtggggagtgtgggtacaggacggctGACAAGTCTAccttatcccgacatatgagaacccataccggagaaaagccctacaagtgtgaccagtgcgactattctgctgcacagaaatctactttggaccaacatctaGCAGAACACTCAGGCAGGAAACCCTACAAATGCAgtgagtgcgggtacagggcagctcacAGGAGtaacttatcccaacatatgagaacccacaccggagagaaaccctacacgtgtggGCAGTGTGGGTACATGGCAGCTAgaaagtctcacttatcccaacatatgagaacccacaccggagagaaaccctacacgtgtggGCAGTGTGGGTACATGGCAGCTAgaaagtctcacttatcccaacatatgagaacccacaccggagagaaaccctacacgtgtggGCAGTGTGGGTACATGGCAGCTAgaaagtctcacttatcccaacatatgagaacccacaccggagagaaaccctacacgtgtggACAGTGTGGGTACATGGCAGCTAGAAAGTCTCagttatcccaacatatgaggaTTCATACAGCAGACAAGccttacatgtgtggagagtgcggatacaggacagctcacaagacCAACTTATCTCGACACTTgagaactcacacaggagaaagACCCTACATATGTGAccagtgtgggtacagggcaatTAAAAAGTATGCCTTATCCCTACACATGAAAACACATACTGGGGAAAAAccacacaagtgtgaccagtgcgactattcgtCTGCAACCAAAGCTGGACTTGACTGTCATCTGACAAAGCACACAGGAcagaaaccgtacaagtgtggggagtgtggatacagggcagCTCAAAAGATTCAcatatcccaacatatgagaactcatacaggagaaaagccctacaagtgtgaccagtgcgactattctgctgcacagcaAACCTCTTTGAAccaacatctagccaaacacactagAGGGAAACCCTAG